Part of the Scylla paramamosain isolate STU-SP2022 chromosome 22, ASM3559412v1, whole genome shotgun sequence genome, ccacctcgtactccggaactggcgaccccaccaccggcacctccgacatggcctcctgcgggatggtaaggtagttagggaactgtctgagttagcgtgtgtgtgtatgttggttaagtttggttaagtgttaaataaagaatggtactctatattaatttcaatatttatctacttattatctgtattttgaagatacatgtaccatttgaactgtaaacctttgtaattgtctgtctcctgcacacccagctcgtcaacacccctgtgcctgcaaacgggtcactgaacattaaataaacttgtctcagtcccctacatacacacaagtggctggccaaacactgcatcaacacaaacaatggataaacagtgggaatctgctggtctgagtcccctacatacacacaagtggctggccaaacactgcatcaacacaaacagtgaataaacagtgagaatctgctggtctgagcccccaaaacacactagtggctggccaaacactagatcaacacaaacagtgaataaacagtgggaatctgctggtctgagcccccaaaacacacaagtggctggccaaacactagatcaacacaaacagtggataaacagtgggaatctgctggtctgagtcccctacataaacacaagtggctggccaaacactagatcaacacaaacagtggataaatagtaggaatctgctggtctgagcccccaaaacacacaagtggttggccaaacactgcatcaacacaaacagtggataaacagtgggaatctgctggtctgagtcccctacatacacacaagtggctggccaaacactgcatcaacacaaacagtgaataaacagtgggaatctgctggtctgagtcccctacatacacacaagtggctggccaaacactgcatcaacacaaacagtggataaacagtgggaatctgctggtctgagtcccctacatacacacaagtggctggccaaacactgcatcaacacaaacaatggataaacagtgggaatctgctggtctgagtcccctacatacacacaagtggctggccaaacactagatcaacacaaacagtgaataaacagtgggaatctgctggtctgagtcccctacatacacacaagtggctggccaaacactagatcaacacaaacagtggataaacagtgggaatctgctggtctgagtcccctacataaacacaagtggctggccaaacactagatcaacacaaacagtggataaatagtaggaatctgctggtctgagcccccaaaacacacaagtggctggccaaacactgcatcaacacaaacagtggataaacagtgggaatctgctggtctgagtccgctacatacacacaagtggctggccaaatactgcatcaacacaaacagtgaataaacagtgggaatctgctggtctgagtcccctacatacacacaagtggctggccaaacactagatcaacacaaacagtgaataaacagtgagaatctgctggtctgagcccccaaaacacactagtggctggccaaacactagatcaacacaaacagtgaataaacagtgggaatctgctggtctgagcccccaaaacacacaaatggctggccaaacactagatcaacacaaacagtggataaacagtgggaatctgctggtctgagtcccctacataaacacaagtggctggccaaacactagatcaacacaaacagtggataaatagtaggaatctgctggtctgagcccccaaaacacacaagtggctggccaaacactgcatcaacacaaacagtggataaacagtgggaatctgctggtctgagtcccctacataaacacaagtggctggccaaacactagatcaacacaaacagtggataaatagtaggaatctgctggtctgagcccccaaaacacacaagtggctggccaaacactgcatcaacacaaacagtggataaacagtgggaatctgctggtctgagtccgctacatacacacaagtggctggccaaatactgcatcaacacaaacagtgaataaacagtgggaatctgctggtctgagtcccctacatacacacaagtggctggccaaacactgcatcaacacaaacagtggataaacagtgggaatctgctggtctgagtcccctacatacacacaagtggctggctaaacactgcatcaacacaaacaatggataaacagtgggaatctgctggtctgagtcccctacatacacacaagtggctggccaaacactagatcaacacaaacagtgaataaacagtgagaatctgctggtctgagcccccaaaacacacaagtggctggccaaacactagatcaacacaaacagtgaataaacagtgggaatctgctggtctgagcccccaaaacacacaactggctggccaaacactagatcaacacaaacagtggataaacagtgggaatctgctggtctgaatcccctacatagacacaagtggctggccaaacactagatcaacacaaacagtggataaatagtaggaatctgctggtctgagcccccaaaacacactagtggctggccaaacactgcatcaacacaaacagtggataaacagtgggaatctgctggtctgagtcccctacatacacacaagtggctggccaaacactagatcaacacaaacagtgaataaacagtgggaatctgctggtctgagcccccaaaacacacaagtggctggccaaacactaaatcaacacaaacagtgaataaacactgggaatctgctggtctgagcccccaaaacacacaagtggctggccagacactgcatcaacacaaacagtgaataaacactgggaatctgctggtctgagcccccaaaacacacaagtggctggccagacactgcatcaacacaaacagtgaataaacagtgggaatctgctggtctgagcccccaaaacacactagtggctggccagacactgcataggcacagatggggagctggtttggCCTGACAGCACCCTCCAGTATTCATGTAAATTCTGGCTACCATTTGCAATTCTATTTTGGGGAGCCACACCTCAGAGAGTCtcttttattgaagttttgtccccccacggctggctggcctacataacaaaataaatagataatgttttttttgtcagttagaggactttttcatctctacctgttgaaataagattatctcggaaagtttaaaaatgatgcattactactactacttaccctgaacaatacctcatcctcagcatcagaggacggcccctccccctcctcactgactaactgttgttgttgttgcagttgttgttgtaacagaatcaacctcttcctctccctctctctctgacgtgcctccctcctggcctccctctctctcctcctcctctccttcctctccctcctctcttgcttctctctctctctcttgctgctgctgcaatctcTGGGTCCACCATGTCCTCGTTGATCCTCGGGATTTGctgcaaaaggagggagagagtgagtgagtggaagtgggagagaggatgagagagaagggtaaaactattattgtaagagagagagagagagagagagagagagagagagagagagagagagagagagagagagagagagagagagagagagagagagagagaaatatgtagcagtaataataataataataataataataataataataataataataataataataataataataataataataataataataatatcaaacattctctctctctctctctctctctctctctctctctctctctctctctctctctctctctctctctctctctctctctctctctctctctctctctctctctctctctctctctctctctctctctctctctctctctctctctctctctctctctctctcagtgcaacctacactcataaattatttcttgccccaaaaaagctaatttggaataagacaaacagtaacaagTCCGAACATAGCAGTGGATCTTAAACTCCTAGAAACTGGAGACATTACTGTATTCCAGACCTTGGCGTTTGTATACAAAGCTcttaatacaaacacaagagacacgggctcatgatattcagttaagacagacaggtaacttgAGGACACCCTTCTGCTGAACCTCCCGTGCCCAACAGAGTGTCGTCTCACGAGGAACCAAGCACTGGACCCGGCTCTCGGACACAGTTAAAAACAAACCATTACATTCCTTTAAATTACtgataaaacaacacttaacaagtaattattcattgtatttattagttttcaaattgtaatcagctctactattataaacatatgtaattgtttgtaatttgtaatagttattattattattattattattatttacttttgttattgatataattcttttttgcatgtatctataatttgattgggttaaagttatgaattacttactaaataattatgtactgtctttttcttttttttttcatgatagctgaataaaacactggtcttaaaccttagtgtaaaatattcattagtCCACAAAGACCTTGTGCTCCATGGACTGGCCATCACATATCAGAATGTCTATAtaccagtctgtctgtatatattaacaccaatatatatcatttaatcaatcaatcactctgtaaggaaaatatagacaaataaatacaataacaacagatgtatatacactctctctctctctcacctgctgaggagggagataagccaagccacagctaacccaggtgtgtgtggcccacctccacctcccatcacccccgctggcagcaccgcagggggcaggagggggtgagggatgacTGGGCAGGGGTCACAGGGAGAGGGGTGGCTGGGGCAGGGGTCTGGGGCTGGGGTCGGGGGAAAGCCTGGGACTCCGACCACTTGCATGACCCGACCAACTCCAACGACTTCTGCCCCTAATACCTGCGTGTTGTCAGCTGGAACaacctgagaggaaggaggtgctcagaagtagtagtagtagtagtagtagtagtagtagtagtagtagtaagattgattttctatctctgtctctcctttctgtatgtaaaaaactttctctctctctctctctctctctctctctctctctctctctctctctctctctctctctctcacctgtatgacattccctgcctgcactatcatggggaagtggggctgcggggctgaggcatcttggggcaacacctgaagcatgttccccatttgaataacccttgttgtggcggtggtggcagtggtggtggtggcgtcagtcCCCTCGGCTGCATCGTAAGGTACTGGAACTGTTGGGAGGAGGGGGTTAGTTTGGGCGGCCACGCCCCGGGGACTTAGCCTTGGGAGGAGAGCGTGCCCAAAGGGGGGCAGGGACCGGTTCTTGTAGGGGCTGCGGGCACACGCGGGAGGGCGGCCCTGGGGAGAAAGCTACTAGATTCGTTCAAAGCATATCTAAACCTAACAGAACACTATTTACAAATAAACCCACCTGTTATAATTAGCTTGTGCAACAGTTTGAGGGCGAAGGTAAGGAGTGAGGAGCCACTGCTTACAGGGATAGCCACTGTCCCCGGGAAGGTAGCATCCTGCAGGTACATGTTGTTCCTCAAACATCAGTTTGAGTGCTGACTTATCTAGTATTCTTGCATCGTTGACTGAGCCAGGCCACCTTGCCACAATGTCAAGAATCTTATAGTGAGCATCAAATACTACTTGCACATTTATGCTGTGATAGCGTTTCCTGTTCACATATACATGTTCATCGACATGAGGAGACACAATTCTTATATGAGTACCATCAATCACTCCCACAACACCGGGAAACTGAGTTACTTGCATGAACTCTGCCTGTTTTTGCTGCACTTCACGCTGGGTGTGAGGGAAAGCCACGAACTGGCAGATTACTTCTGGGTCAGCCAGTGCATCAATTGTCTGTGATATTGCACGGCTGATAGTGGGCTGCGTTGTTCCAAAATCATCACAACTGCACTGTTGCATTTTTCCTGTGGCTAAATATCGTAATGTGATGGCCACCATCTCAGGGGTCAAGgctctatttctttcagttttactttGCAGCTTGTCTCTCACTATATCAGTCACTGCAACAATACCAGCACGGTCCAATCTGAATCTTTTCAGTAACTCAGCATCGTCGTACTCAGCGAAAATATCTCTTCTCACTCTGTAGGTGCGCCGCTGACGTTGTTGTGCCGCCTTCCTGCTAACGGCTGGGTTCATCATGCTCTAAATAAAATTTCCACCTACCTTTAATAATCTgctggaggtaacttgtggaaagagaaagaaaagtgcattatttttatgcaataatatttttaatttttgaacTTGAAAATGCAATATACTTTAATTCAGAGATTTAAAAAGTGAACATACGTTTTAACCCAGCGGGTGCTGTAAACAGTACGTTGGCGGTTCACACCAGTTCAGAAGTAAGGTATCTTAAATTGCACTCGACAATGTTGTGAATACTTTAAAATGCTTGAAGCCATACTTGATGCCTTCCATAACGTGTAAAGTAAGAAGTTAGCCTGTGTTAAAAAGTGGTGATCCCTGCAGATTACCAAGGCATCCAGTCTCCCAGCAAGTGCCAAGAGGCATTCATTCAATGCTCCGCTGACACCAATTTGCCCAAAGGTATGCATTATATgtggaaagtacattacgtacggtgtagaggtggttgtctagtgatataaatggtaaggtggtggtgctggtgattgtgatggtactACACTGTTATTACCGTATGTCAGTATATTGAGGCttgatatcacttttattaatgtgccagtatttcattacctatcttatgaaataacactagctcttgatatattcttttctacaaacctttaacaataattgaaacgttttttttaaattgaattcaatgccttttcttattgatgaaaataggaaataattatggctaccactggctagacacgccataccttgccttgagtttaggtatggttaggttaggtttgatatggttgggtgtagttaggttagttttgggtatggttaggttacagcaagtacagttaggttagtttgggtgtagttaggtttggatgtggttaagttagtttaggtatggttagattacagcaggtatggttaggttagttttggtgtggtcaagttagtttaggtatggttaggttacagcaggtatggttaggttagttttggtgttgttaagttagtttaggtatggttagaaccttggacaaaaaatgaggaacatcactgaaccaaaagatttttatttatttatttatttatttattttatttatttatttatttatttaattttcttttaatatttcaatgaAAATTAGCAGTATTACTTATATCTGTCAACTTTCCAAGAGGGTTAGAGAATGCCTCAAGCCATTTGTAAGATAAGATTACACGTAAATTGCTTGGTTTAAGAGAAACTGGCATGTTAGTAAAATGAATCTTTACTGTCATGTGAATGAATATTTATAAATGCAAAAAGTTTAAATCTCCAAGAACAACCTGTGTTTTACAGTAATGTGGGTAGCCCACATGGGACCCATAAAGTAgcccacaaaacacccacatgCCTCCCATTATCCAATGTTggctgggtatatatatatatatatatatatatatatatatatatatatatatatatatatatatatatatatatatatatatatatgaggaggcagtagacatctgcctaaatgataattactaccagtgaggtctaaagcactgttcagggggtgctgtgaacttatcattaaacccagctgtgacctcgctgaacgtttccctttgtgtctcacaacacaagggggcagtcatagcctgccctctaaagacaactctcttcctccacacaaaactacaagcacctaataacacacacacccttcactcaaaaattttaaaatcatcgtggcgactcctacaccagcctcgtagtccccatctggggaggggaccataaatgtccccaggtcagactgcctttctgtcaaagaccctaagtgtcttgacacccccctcaactttttcttcattaacttctgcaacattcgcagtcaaagatctaattttcaatctgtagaacaccacctctcctcttctaaacctcatcttcttttcctcactgaaactcaggtgtctgaggcaactgacagtagctccttttctgttccctcttactttctctatcctcattttcagtccaaagctggatgctgcgtttatgtgcgcaatgatttaacctgctctcgtgcccacgctcttgaatcttctgagttttccaccatctggctacgactacagagtcactctcatactaaatttatctgtgctgtatacctctcacctaactcctctgattataagaaattctttaactacttaacttccaaagtggagcacattctgaccctcttcccttttgcagagatctccattcttggagacttcaatgttcaccaccagctttggctttcctctcccttcactgaccatcctggtgaactagcctacaactttgctatcctccatgacctagagcaattggtgcaacaccctactcgtattcctgactgtcttggagatacacccaacattcttgaccttttcccccagcctcagccccagccccagccttttcatcccagcctctcccagtgcatcctagcctctcccagtccatcccagcctctctcagtgcattccagcctctcccagtccatcccagcctctcccagtccatcccagcctctctcagtgcattccagcctctcccagtccatcccagcctctcccagtccatcccagcctctcccagtgcatcctagactctcccagtccatcccagcctctcccagtccatcccagcctctcccagtgcatttcagcctctcccagtccatcccagcctctctcagtgcattccagcctctcccagtccatcccagcctctcccagtgcatcctagcttctcccagtccatcccagcctctctcagtgcattccagcctctcccagtccatcccagcctctcccagtgataataaagcaatttggatttaggaaagggagattgtgttacaaacttactgagttacaCTTAGATCTATAGAAAACTGTTATCaaatggcatataacattttatgttatatgccataatttattatggcatataacagattattattacagatgccatttcttaaagaaatggcatctgttttttttttgtttttttattattctctttctctctctccctccctaaggcagtgctcctcttacaaaggaaaaataaataattaaataaaataattaatttacaaATCAAGGGCTGGATTTGTGTCTGTGGAGGCCTGTGAGCAGCCTGAGTGTGGAGGCCATCTacctgaaatatttatattaatatttttgtatctgtattccatgcagtttttaatacatataatatattatagtgaaaggaacatatttatttagtgtaaatgaaacaagtggttattttgatagtaataaaaaaaatatttagttcatAGAAAACTAGTGTTTGATTAATTTAAGTTTCTTTCACTTACAGAATATTTATGTGGGAGACTCCTCAGATTGTGGAGACCCCAGATTGTGGAGGCTCCTAGGCAGCTGGTCTTTTTGTGGACTCCTAAATCTGGCActgaacaaaattctctctctctctctctctctctctctctctctctctctctctctctctctctctctctctctctctctctctctctctctctctctctctctctctctctctctctctctctctctctctctctctctctctctctctctctctctctctctctctctctctctctctctctctctctctctctctctctctctctctctctctctctctctctctcctcaactctCAACCACTGGATGGTATATCAGTTCACACAGCAAGAAGCCAAGGACCCACCGAGGCTATCACTTGGAagaggtcattgttgttgcatccagcatcccagcctgactgcctagacaggtcccgcaggttgctgaatggcagaggtgcaggctgctccacagcaagatgtgagaccagtgtggcagagtatgATGTGTACACAATGAGGGACACACTGTAGCCAACCCAGTAGATTACCCGTGCTGCAGTGCTGATTGGGTAGGTGTTGgagcctgcaggaggaagaggaggagggaaagatgccatGAAAAGGCAATTTTAAGACATGGAGGATGATGCAAAGGCAATTTAAAATCTTTGAAAGTAACAcatctttttaaatttaaaaatgtagaaaagaccattttaaaatgtttcagagatgaaaatgcaatttaagagtttttctcatcatttctaaaagatttatatctcatatcttactaagaaaactgttgatatcatcatatgaagagaactactgataaaattaaatacattacttGATATCCATATCAGTCATATTAACACCACTTGCTTATATTGCTCATGCCAGAACTAATTCAAGTTAATATCAGCTCAATTATGAAAATACACCAGGTATCATGTAAAGTTTCCCAGTTTTAAATATATCCTTTAAtaactgtctttctgtattcccATCTTATCAAACATTAAACACCACTACCCTTGCATTCAACTTAGTCTCATACCCCAACAGGTCCTCACCCTGCTGTAGGAGGGCTGGCAACATGTACCAGCCATCTTACCAAACACTAAATGCTCCAACACTTGAACTGACCAGTCTTACACCTCAACAGGTCCTCACCTTGTTGTAGGAGAGCTGACAACATGTACCAGCCAGCAGCAACTCCCATGCTAACAGGCTTCTCCCCCGTGGGTATGTAGCACCTCTGGAGTCgctcgatgaagaagaggatgctggCGAGGCCTGTCGTGTTAGCCGGGATGCGCCGGTACAGAGCTGTGTCCGTTGGGGTTGTGTAGGCAAACATCTTCTTGGCAAGGTCCTCGTGGGTGGCCGCAAACAGTTTACGGCTGTGGGATGAGAACTTGTCTTGTGAATGTGACATTGGGGTGAGTGttaatctgattttgtgttactatgttctgtggggagtgggtgttaatgtgattttttgttaactgaatgctgtgtctgacctcctgaggtgtagtatggtgggccacaagattgtccctttccactaggggctgacagatgatattaagagtgtgaatgtgtgtgtggtgccttgtttgGGCCATTTTGTGTGTGATTGCCAGCCTGATGTATAGACAGCTAAAtcgttaataataatgaagttaagagtgtgaatgtgtggtgatTTGTCTGCGGTGTCTTGGGGAGGATtgttggcctggtatatagataaatagattagaaTTTGGATTAACAGTGTCAATGTTGTATGTGAGTGTATAGTGTagtgtctgggccaccctgtataGGACTGCCAGCCTGGCATATAGATAGATCAATCTAATTATTTGACATTTCATATTCTGAACATTTTGCTGATCCAATTAATCTGTTAAGGGAGCACTTTGTTCAAcatctttaaaatattatttgatcatcacctgtatctctcacctGATGATATAGATAGGCTGGGTGTAGGTAACAACTTTCAACCTCTCCTCAGTGATGGACAATTCAGAGACAGTGAGGTCAGCTTCCCCTGACTGCAGAGCTCCTACCGTGCCCGTCCACTCGTTGCTTGAGTTGTCCTTCAGTTTCCCGTAGGCATAACCTTCCAGTACATTGaaactgactctgtacaagagagagagtgggagaaaaaatagtgttgtgtattgagggaaagaaaatttctgtcttgtcttctctatttagggaaagaaaaggaaaagggcaaGTAGTGTCATAtgcatggaggaaaaggaaaattattctcatatgcactgagcaaaaaggaaaagtactgTGATATGTACTAAGGGAAAGGCTGGGTgtactgaagggaaggaaaaatactgttgtcgtatttattgaggaaaagaaagaaatactgtcgtatgtacattttttaattgctagaaagaaaagtgaaatatacatttatatgtatagtttatttttcatatcagtCACAAGTATGGatgtttgtttcccttctttttttcacatgtacAGCTACCTCCTCAAATAGCAtgtattttcaaaatttcaagctgctgtgatgatgaaaaaagcctgaaagaaaaatgacaaggaacaaaaagtaatgagaatAAGTTTTGTGGCAACTATTCATTAGGTGTCACtttttcactcctccacttAGACCGGTACAGTTGaacgcaaaatgtgaaaacttaCGAGAAATTGTGTGCATCCCTTAGTGCAGTGACAATATCCCCCACAAAACCAGTGATATTTCTTTGACTGGAGGTTAGTTCAATAATTTTGAAGGCTGGGATTAATTTtaatgagggatgagagggtggaAGTGACTGGAGTATAGGTTAATAATTCTACCAGCTGGAAAGGATTTTGAGGGTCAGAGGAGAGTGATTGGATATTAGCTTGATAATCGTGCTTGGTGAGATTAATTTTAGTGAGAGACTAGATGGTGGGAGGATGATATTTAGAGGTTAGTTTGGTAATTTTGCCAGTTGGTATTAATTtttagtgagggatgagggtgtcAGAAGAATGTGACTGgaggttagtttaataattctgagggtgggaggaaagtaATAGGGGGTTAGTTTAATTTTGGTGATGGATGAGAGTGTGAGTGGAAAGTGTAGCTGACCACATAATTTATCAAATAGTACAAGCATGTACACATTCTTAATAATGTTCCATGTTAAGATATACTAAACATGAAGTTACTCCACAATATATGATGGtgtaaattacgaatggttaaaGTCGAGACTTGTTTGATGATGGCCTGTTTGCTTGCTCCCCTTGGACGTGCGGCAAGTGCAGCAGCGTTCGACCGTTTCTCTAGGGGCAAGCGACACCTCCTGGTGGGGGACTTCAAATCTGCTGTCGCTGCCTTCGAGGTGTGTCTGTTGCTTAGGTGTGGT contains:
- the LOC135111541 gene encoding putative nuclease HARBI1, whose translation is MMNPAVSRKAAQQRQRRTYRVRRDIFAEYDDAELLKRFRLDRAGIVAVTDIVRDKLQSKTERNRALTPEMVAITLRYLATGKMQQCSCDDFGTTQPTISRAISQTIDALADPEVICQFVAFPHTQREVQQKQAEFMQVTQFPGVVGVIDGTHIRIVSPHVDEHVYVNRKRYHSINVQVVFDAHYKILDIVARWPGSVNDARILDKSALKLMFEEQHVPAGCYLPGDSGYPCKQWLLTPYLRPQTVAQANYNSSSTLRCSRGD